From Brassica oleracea var. oleracea cultivar TO1000 chromosome C3, BOL, whole genome shotgun sequence, a single genomic window includes:
- the LOC106330344 gene encoding uncharacterized protein LOC106330344 — MTMIYPPEDETVGYYLKMMLDKRNKWPSNFLRSEDVYCVNPRTHFNTQEPLILHDGRYLFVNRTESSGKTDGCDSGCWRIMGRDKLIKSEKSVEILGFKRVFRFCEKNEEKPKSFFKFSWEKAEEKEKRRARDKRVWVMEEYRLASKWKQDYVICKIRLLNPNPLEFMLSNHVRG, encoded by the coding sequence ATGACGATGATTTATCCACCAGAGGATGAAACCGTCGGTTATTATCTGAAGATGATGCTCGATAAAAGAAACAAGTGGCCTAGCAACTTCCTCCGAAGCGAAGACGTGTACTGCGTCAACCCACGGACGCATTTCAATACTCAAGAACCTTTGATCCTACACGATGGACGATACTTGTTCGTTAACCGAACAGAGAGTTCTGGTAAAACCGATGGATGTGACTCTGGTTGCTGGAGGATCATGGGTCGTGATAAACTGATCAAGTCGGAGAAGAGCGTGGAGATTCTAGGGTTCAAGAGAGTTTTCAGGTTCTGTGAAAAGAATGAGGAGAAGCCAAAATCGTTTTTTAAGTTCAGCTGGGAGAAGGCAGAGGAGAAGGAGAAGAGACGAGCAAGAGACAAGAGGGTTTGGGTGATGGAAGAGTATAGGCTTGCGAGTAAATGGAAACAAGATTACGTGATCTGCAAGATTCGGCTTCTGAATCCAAACCCACTAGAGTTTATGTTATCCAACCATGTTCGAGGTTAG